One Streptomyces sp. CNQ-509 DNA window includes the following coding sequences:
- a CDS encoding PhoX family phosphatase, which produces MRRLLPLIGSPHPGGRSAMTCRYRCGDACFHEVPNTSDNEYAGDIVARAVSRRGALRAGAAVTVVAAGAQLVGAGPASAAPASPTSPAGTFGRGPGSGGAGGGAARGLRFDAVAPNTDDTVTVADGYEQNVVIAWGDPVLRGAPAFDPARQSAAAQAGQFGYNVDFLALLPLRGERGRELLVANHEYTDEQLMFPGYDPENVTREQAEIGWAAHGMSVVAVQEDGGRGTGGGTLRAVPRHPLNRRITATTAFELRGPAAGGDLLKTSADPTGRRVLGTLNNCAGGTTPWGTVLSGEENFNQYFANAGAVTDPVARQRLARYGLPTGASGRKWEQFDDRFDIAKEPHEPNRFGWVVEIDPYDPDSTPVKHTALGRFKHEGASIRLTRDGRAVAYSGDDERFDYLYKFVSDKRMMRGNSRWARAHNMTLLDEGTLYVAKLTGDSPAGEIDGSGKLPADGEFDGSGEWIKLASGNRSFVPGMTAEEVYVFTRLAADRAGATKMDRPEDVEPSPNSGKVYVALTNNTNRGTGTNAKADEANPRNANKHGHVLELTEKRDDPAATGFGWRLFLICGDPADPSTYFAGFPKDKVSPISCPDNVAFDPYGNLWISTDGNALGNHDGLFGVATTGRYEGQVKQFLSMPTGAETCGPVVQEDRVLVAVQHPGEVDGASYENPGSAWPDGPGKPNRPAVVNVWRTGGGRIGA; this is translated from the coding sequence GTGCGCAGACTTCTGCCGCTCATCGGCTCGCCGCACCCGGGCGGGCGCTCGGCCATGACCTGTCGCTACCGCTGTGGCGACGCCTGCTTCCACGAGGTGCCGAACACCAGCGACAACGAGTACGCCGGCGACATCGTCGCCCGCGCCGTCTCCCGCCGCGGGGCGCTGCGCGCCGGTGCCGCGGTGACCGTGGTGGCGGCGGGCGCGCAGCTCGTCGGCGCCGGCCCGGCGTCGGCGGCGCCGGCCTCGCCCACCTCGCCGGCCGGCACCTTCGGCCGCGGTCCCGGCAGCGGCGGGGCCGGCGGCGGCGCCGCCCGCGGCCTGCGCTTCGACGCGGTCGCGCCCAACACCGACGACACCGTCACCGTCGCCGACGGCTACGAGCAGAACGTCGTCATCGCCTGGGGCGACCCCGTCCTGCGCGGCGCCCCCGCCTTCGACCCGGCCCGCCAGTCGGCCGCCGCCCAGGCCGGCCAGTTCGGCTACAACGTCGACTTCCTCGCCCTGCTGCCGCTGCGCGGCGAGCGCGGCCGGGAACTGCTGGTGGCGAACCACGAGTACACCGATGAGCAGCTCATGTTCCCCGGGTACGACCCGGAGAATGTCACCCGCGAGCAGGCCGAGATCGGCTGGGCCGCGCACGGCATGTCCGTCGTGGCCGTCCAGGAGGACGGCGGCCGGGGCACGGGCGGCGGCACCCTCCGCGCCGTACCGCGGCACCCGCTGAACCGCCGGATCACCGCCACCACCGCGTTCGAGCTGCGCGGCCCGGCCGCGGGCGGCGACCTGCTCAAGACCTCCGCGGACCCGACCGGCCGGCGCGTGCTCGGCACCCTCAACAACTGCGCGGGCGGCACCACCCCGTGGGGCACGGTGCTCTCCGGCGAGGAGAACTTCAACCAGTACTTCGCCAACGCCGGGGCCGTCACCGACCCCGTCGCCCGGCAGCGCCTCGCGCGCTACGGCCTCCCCACCGGCGCCTCCGGGCGCAAGTGGGAGCAGTTCGACGACCGCTTCGACATCGCCAAGGAGCCCCACGAGCCGAACCGTTTCGGCTGGGTCGTGGAGATCGACCCGTACGACCCGGACTCGACCCCCGTCAAGCACACCGCGCTCGGCCGCTTCAAGCACGAGGGCGCCAGCATCCGGCTGACGCGCGACGGCCGCGCGGTCGCGTACTCCGGTGACGACGAGCGCTTCGACTACCTCTACAAGTTCGTCTCCGACAAGCGCATGATGCGCGGCAACAGCCGCTGGGCGCGCGCCCACAACATGACGCTCCTCGACGAGGGCACGCTGTACGTCGCCAAGCTCACCGGCGACAGCCCGGCCGGCGAGATCGACGGCAGTGGCAAGCTGCCCGCGGACGGCGAGTTCGACGGCTCCGGCGAGTGGATCAAGCTGGCCAGCGGGAACCGCAGCTTCGTCCCCGGCATGACGGCCGAGGAGGTCTACGTCTTCACCCGCCTCGCCGCCGACAGGGCCGGCGCGACGAAGATGGACCGCCCGGAGGACGTGGAGCCGAGCCCGAACAGCGGCAAGGTGTACGTCGCGCTGACGAACAACACCAACCGCGGCACCGGCACCAACGCCAAGGCCGACGAGGCCAATCCGCGCAACGCCAACAAGCACGGGCACGTCCTGGAGCTGACGGAGAAGCGCGACGACCCGGCGGCCACCGGCTTCGGCTGGCGGCTCTTCCTGATCTGCGGCGACCCGGCGGACCCGTCGACGTACTTCGCGGGCTTCCCGAAGGACAAGGTCAGCCCCATCTCCTGCCCGGACAACGTGGCGTTCGACCCGTACGGCAACCTGTGGATCTCCACCGACGGCAACGCGCTCGGCAACCACGACGGGCTGTTCGGCGTGGCGACCACGGGCCGCTACGAGGGCCAGGTGAAGCAGTTCCTCAGCATGCCCACGGGCGCGGAGACCTGCGGCCCCGTGGTGCAGGAGGACCGCGTGCTCGTCGCGGTGCAGCACCCGGGCGAGGTCGACGGCGCGTCGTACGAGAACCCGGGCTCGGCGTGGCCTGACGGCCCCGGCAAGCCCAACCGCCCGGCGGTCGTCAACGTCTGGCGCACCGGGGGCGGGCGCATCGGGGCCTGA
- a CDS encoding type II toxin-antitoxin system PemK/MazF family toxin → MIRGAMYRVDLGDAKRGHEQRGRRYGLVLSPSAMPWSVATIIPTSTSAQSAAFRPELEVAGTRTRLLVDQIRTVDVAYVRGDPVHYLDHAELAEVEHAVARYLGLSSWHT, encoded by the coding sequence GTGATCCGCGGTGCGATGTACCGCGTCGACCTGGGCGACGCCAAGCGGGGGCACGAACAGCGAGGCCGCCGCTACGGCCTCGTCCTCAGCCCGAGTGCCATGCCGTGGAGCGTGGCAACGATCATCCCCACCTCGACCAGCGCGCAGTCGGCCGCCTTCCGGCCCGAACTGGAGGTCGCGGGCACGCGTACGAGGTTGCTGGTCGACCAGATCCGCACGGTCGACGTGGCATACGTCCGGGGCGACCCGGTCCACTACCTCGACCACGCCGAACTGGCAGAGGTGGAACACGCGGTAGCCCGCTACCTCGGCCTCTCTTCCTGGCACACATAA
- the metG gene encoding methionine--tRNA ligase, protein MAATGEEQQGTKAYYVSTPIYYVNDAPHLGHAYTTVAGDVLTRWHRQRGEKVWYLTGTDEHGQKIMRTAEAHGVTPQEWCDKLVEEAWKPLWEHLEIANDDFIRTTEKRHTDRVQEFVQDLYDKGEIYQGGYEGPYCVGCEEYKTPGELLDGEGEYAGLKLCPIHKTPVEMLKEENYFFKLSEYGPKLLEFYEANPGFVQPESARNEVVNFVRQGLNDLSISRSTFDWGVRVPWDDKHVIYVWIDALLNYATAVGYGADEQKFAGTWPADVHLVGKDILRFHAVIWPAMLMANGLPLPGKVFANGWLMVGGEKMSKSNLTGIKPQDLTDHFGVDAYRWYFLRAIQYGQDGSFSWEDFTHRYTSELANDYGNLASRVGAMTVKYFDGDLPAAPAAGPAEQVIVDGLAHAAAEADRRIGDELDFAGGIAAVFDFIKKVNLYLTEQEPWKVAKDTSPEAQARLATILYTAAEALRAVAVLLHPVMPRTSQQLWSSLGAEPALGPLADQRLAEAADWGRLPAGARVTKGAILFPRLEEPKQS, encoded by the coding sequence ATGGCGGCCACTGGAGAAGAGCAGCAGGGGACGAAGGCGTACTACGTCTCGACCCCCATCTACTACGTGAACGACGCTCCGCACCTGGGCCACGCCTATACGACCGTCGCAGGCGACGTGCTCACCCGCTGGCACCGCCAGCGCGGTGAGAAGGTGTGGTACCTCACCGGCACGGACGAGCACGGTCAGAAGATCATGCGCACCGCGGAGGCGCACGGCGTCACCCCGCAGGAGTGGTGCGACAAGCTCGTGGAGGAGGCGTGGAAGCCCCTCTGGGAGCACCTGGAGATCGCGAACGACGACTTCATCCGCACCACGGAGAAGCGGCACACGGACCGGGTGCAGGAGTTCGTCCAGGACCTGTACGACAAGGGCGAGATCTACCAGGGCGGCTACGAGGGCCCGTACTGCGTCGGCTGCGAGGAGTACAAGACCCCCGGCGAGCTGCTCGACGGCGAGGGAGAGTACGCGGGCCTGAAGCTCTGCCCCATCCACAAGACGCCGGTGGAGATGCTGAAGGAGGAGAACTACTTCTTCAAGCTCTCGGAGTACGGTCCGAAGCTGCTGGAGTTCTACGAGGCCAACCCCGGCTTCGTCCAGCCCGAGTCGGCCCGTAACGAGGTCGTGAACTTCGTCCGGCAGGGCCTCAACGACCTGTCGATCTCCCGCTCCACCTTCGACTGGGGCGTGCGGGTCCCGTGGGACGACAAGCACGTGATCTACGTGTGGATCGACGCCCTCCTCAACTACGCGACCGCCGTGGGCTACGGCGCGGACGAGCAGAAGTTCGCCGGCACCTGGCCGGCGGACGTCCACCTCGTCGGCAAGGACATCCTCCGCTTCCACGCGGTGATCTGGCCGGCGATGCTGATGGCCAACGGGCTGCCGCTGCCGGGCAAGGTCTTCGCCAACGGCTGGCTGATGGTCGGCGGCGAGAAGATGTCGAAGTCCAACCTGACCGGCATCAAGCCGCAGGACCTCACGGACCACTTCGGCGTCGACGCGTACCGCTGGTACTTCCTGCGGGCCATCCAGTACGGCCAGGACGGCTCGTTCTCCTGGGAGGACTTCACCCACCGCTACACCAGCGAACTGGCCAACGACTACGGCAACCTGGCGTCGCGCGTGGGCGCGATGACCGTCAAGTACTTCGACGGCGACCTCCCGGCGGCCCCGGCCGCGGGCCCCGCGGAACAGGTGATCGTCGACGGCCTGGCGCACGCGGCGGCGGAGGCGGACCGGCGGATCGGCGACGAACTCGACTTCGCGGGCGGCATCGCGGCGGTCTTCGACTTCATCAAGAAGGTCAACCTGTACCTGACGGAACAGGAGCCCTGGAAGGTCGCGAAGGACACCTCCCCCGAGGCCCAGGCCCGCCTGGCGACGATCCTCTACACCGCGGCGGAGGCCCTCCGCGCGGTCGCGGTCCTGCTGCACCCGGTGATGCCGCGCACGTCCCAGCAGCTCTGGTCGTCCCTGGGCGCGGAACCCGCCCTGGGCCCGCTGGCCGACCAGCGCCTCGCGGAGGCCGCCGACTGGGGCCGCCTCCCGGCGGGCGCCCGGGTGACGAAGGGTGCGATCCTCTTCCCGCGCCTGGAGGAGCCGAAGCAGTCCTGA
- a CDS encoding ABC transporter permease, translating to MSTATETRTQGRTEDLAPVTTESLAELLVSKERPPQPSAWSASVTFGWRAVLKIKHVPEQLFDVTAFPIMMVLMYTYLFGGALAGSTSDYLQYLLPGILVMSIVMITMYTGVSVNTDIEKGVFDRFRSLPIWRPAVMVGYLLGDMLRYLIASVVMVGVGLIMGFRPDGGVVGVLAGVALLIVFSFAFSWIWTMFGLLLRTEKSVMGVSMMVLFPTTFLSDIFVEPETMPGWLQAFVNNNPVTHLAAAVRDLMHGDWPGADIAWTLGWAGAIVAIFGPITMRLYARK from the coding sequence ATGAGCACCGCGACCGAGACCCGGACCCAGGGCCGTACGGAGGACCTGGCGCCGGTCACCACCGAGAGCCTGGCGGAGCTGCTGGTCTCCAAGGAGCGGCCGCCGCAGCCCAGTGCGTGGTCCGCCTCCGTGACGTTCGGCTGGCGCGCCGTGCTGAAGATCAAGCACGTGCCGGAGCAGCTCTTCGACGTCACCGCTTTCCCGATCATGATGGTGCTGATGTACACGTACCTCTTCGGGGGTGCGCTGGCCGGCTCCACCTCGGACTACCTGCAGTACCTGCTGCCGGGCATCCTGGTGATGAGCATCGTCATGATCACGATGTACACCGGCGTCTCCGTCAACACCGACATCGAGAAGGGCGTCTTCGACCGCTTCCGCTCGCTGCCGATCTGGCGCCCCGCGGTGATGGTCGGCTACCTGCTGGGCGACATGCTGCGCTACCTCATAGCGTCGGTGGTGATGGTCGGTGTCGGCCTCATCATGGGCTTCCGCCCGGACGGCGGCGTGGTGGGCGTGCTCGCGGGGGTGGCGCTGCTGATCGTCTTCTCGTTCGCGTTCTCGTGGATCTGGACGATGTTCGGCCTGCTGCTCCGCACGGAGAAGTCGGTCATGGGCGTCAGCATGATGGTCCTCTTCCCGACGACCTTCCTCAGCGACATCTTCGTCGAGCCGGAGACGATGCCGGGCTGGCTCCAGGCGTTCGTCAACAACAACCCGGTGACGCACCTCGCCGCCGCAGTCCGCGACCTGATGCACGGCGACTGGCCGGGCGCGGACATCGCGTGGACGCTGGGCTGGGCGGGCGCGATCGTGGCGATCTTCGGCCCGATCACGATGCGCCTCTACGCCAGGAAGTAG
- a CDS encoding MFS transporter: protein MSALSYAALLRIPHASRTFGAALLGRLSYGMVSLSLLLSVKAATGSYTAAGAALACFGATSVTLSPVRAGVIDRHGPRRALPPMAAAYALLLAALAVVTADGGTGAAGLTALAAAAGALTPPLGPVMRVLWSDLVPPGLLSRAYSLDSVAEELLLVTGPLLVGAIVTAAPAPVGLAASAALILCGTLALVASPVAGARKGSRAAARRTPGRAPGVLRGNLPMKQAVIGVAGVGVCLGALHLLVVAFADEHDAAGLVPWILAAMSAGSAVGGLVYGAVAWRAPGTRRLPVLAAALGLLLAATGLAPHPYVLLGCAALAGVFVAPGITTAYLIADQSAGPGSRTKAGAWVNTALNAGSSTATAATGLLIDNAPLPLCFALAALPAVLAAGTAALAGARSPARVRHVTSPELHGGEGAPPR, encoded by the coding sequence ATGTCCGCGCTTTCTTACGCGGCTCTGCTGCGCATCCCCCATGCCTCCCGCACCTTCGGCGCCGCCCTGCTGGGGCGGCTGTCGTACGGGATGGTGTCGCTGTCGCTGCTGCTCTCCGTCAAGGCCGCCACCGGGTCGTACACCGCGGCCGGGGCCGCCCTGGCGTGCTTCGGGGCGACCAGCGTGACCCTGTCGCCGGTACGCGCCGGCGTCATCGACCGGCACGGCCCCCGCCGTGCGCTGCCGCCGATGGCCGCCGCGTACGCGCTGCTGCTGGCGGCGCTGGCCGTCGTCACCGCGGACGGCGGCACGGGCGCCGCGGGGCTGACCGCGCTGGCGGCGGCGGCCGGGGCGCTGACGCCGCCGCTGGGTCCCGTGATGCGGGTGCTGTGGAGCGACCTGGTGCCGCCGGGGCTGCTCTCGCGCGCGTACAGCCTGGACTCGGTCGCCGAGGAACTGCTGCTCGTGACGGGGCCGTTGCTGGTCGGCGCGATCGTGACCGCGGCGCCGGCGCCGGTGGGCCTGGCGGCGAGCGCGGCCCTCATCCTCTGCGGCACGCTCGCGCTGGTCGCGTCGCCGGTGGCGGGGGCGAGGAAGGGGTCCCGGGCGGCGGCGCGCAGGACACCCGGCCGCGCCCCGGGAGTCCTGCGCGGGAACCTGCCGATGAAGCAGGCGGTCATCGGGGTGGCCGGGGTGGGGGTGTGCCTGGGGGCCCTGCACCTGCTCGTCGTCGCCTTCGCCGACGAGCACGACGCGGCGGGCCTGGTGCCGTGGATCCTCGCCGCGATGTCCGCGGGCAGCGCGGTCGGCGGGCTCGTCTACGGGGCCGTCGCCTGGCGCGCACCCGGCACGCGGCGGCTGCCGGTGCTGGCCGCCGCGCTGGGCCTGCTGCTCGCCGCGACCGGCCTGGCGCCGCACCCGTACGTGCTCCTCGGCTGCGCCGCGCTGGCCGGGGTCTTCGTGGCACCCGGCATCACGACGGCGTACCTGATCGCGGACCAGTCGGCCGGCCCCGGGTCCCGTACGAAGGCGGGCGCGTGGGTGAACACCGCGCTCAACGCCGGCTCCTCCACGGCCACCGCCGCCACCGGCCTGCTGATCGACAACGCCCCCCTCCCCCTCTGCTTCGCCCTGGCCGCCCTCCCGGCCGTCCTCGCCGCCGGTACCGCCGCGCTCGCCGGCGCCCGCTCCCCGGCCCGTGTCCGTCATGTCACGTCGCCGGAGTTGCACGGCGGTGAAGGCGCGCCGCCGAGATGA
- a CDS encoding MFS transporter gives MPTDPPRPGRDRSVTGPAPQHGTPAVTAASAAAGPGAGGRRGPALVVLCFVQFMLVVDDNVVSVALPTVRDDLGFSTPGLAWVVNAYFLAFGGLLLLFGRMADLLGRRRIFLTGVTVFGAASLLCGLAQEPWHLVAGRFAQGAGAAMASPAALALIALLYPGTRERARAFGIWGGIAGLGGTAGLVISGALTGLASWRWIFLINLPVALAAVVLLPRLEPESRAARAARLDVPGAVLGTGALVSLVYGLLRSAESGWGDPGTAGPLVLAALLAAAFLAVEARTAEPLVPLSFLAFRFRAVANGATLLFSAAMYAMAFLLMVHLQTVLGYRPLAAGLAYLPYGGGILIGMWLSSRAVTRLGARPALVLSFLITAAGLLLLAGVAPSDGYGSGVLPGMLLTSLGCGLSLPALTVAALTGTTGENAGLGSAVLTSVQQVGGAVGVAVFVGLATRRRDDLTAGHDPLHAATEGFSTALTTAAALLTLGAILIAALLRAPAVKA, from the coding sequence ATGCCCACCGATCCTCCGCGCCCCGGGCGCGACCGCAGCGTGACCGGCCCCGCCCCGCAGCACGGGACGCCCGCCGTGACGGCGGCGTCGGCAGCGGCCGGGCCGGGGGCCGGCGGGCGGCGCGGGCCGGCCCTGGTGGTCCTCTGCTTCGTGCAGTTCATGCTCGTCGTGGACGACAACGTGGTGAGCGTCGCGCTCCCCACCGTGCGCGACGACCTCGGCTTCAGCACCCCGGGGCTGGCGTGGGTCGTCAACGCCTACTTCCTCGCCTTCGGCGGACTGCTGCTGCTCTTCGGCCGCATGGCCGACCTGCTGGGCCGCCGGCGCATCTTCCTCACCGGCGTGACCGTGTTCGGTGCGGCGAGTCTGCTCTGCGGGCTCGCGCAGGAGCCCTGGCACCTGGTGGCCGGGCGGTTCGCGCAGGGCGCGGGAGCGGCCATGGCCAGCCCCGCCGCACTGGCGCTGATCGCGCTCCTGTACCCGGGGACCAGGGAGCGCGCCCGGGCGTTCGGCATCTGGGGCGGGATCGCGGGCCTGGGCGGCACGGCGGGCCTGGTGATCTCCGGCGCGCTGACCGGCCTCGCGTCCTGGCGCTGGATCTTCCTCATCAACCTGCCGGTGGCGCTGGCGGCCGTCGTGCTGCTCCCGCGCCTGGAGCCCGAGAGCCGCGCCGCACGCGCGGCCCGCCTCGACGTCCCCGGCGCGGTCCTGGGCACCGGCGCCCTCGTGTCCCTGGTCTACGGGCTGCTGCGGAGCGCCGAGTCGGGCTGGGGCGACCCCGGGACCGCCGGGCCCCTGGTCCTCGCCGCCCTCCTGGCCGCCGCGTTCCTCGCGGTCGAAGCACGCACCGCCGAGCCGCTGGTGCCGCTGTCGTTCCTCGCCTTCCGCTTCCGCGCCGTGGCCAACGGGGCGACCCTGCTGTTCTCCGCGGCCATGTACGCGATGGCCTTCCTGCTGATGGTGCACCTGCAGACCGTGCTGGGCTACCGCCCGCTCGCGGCCGGCCTCGCCTACCTGCCGTACGGCGGCGGCATCCTGATCGGCATGTGGCTCTCCTCCCGAGCCGTGACGAGGCTCGGCGCACGACCGGCTCTCGTGCTGTCGTTCCTGATCACCGCGGCCGGGCTGCTGCTGCTTGCGGGCGTGGCACCGAGCGACGGCTACGGGTCCGGCGTGCTGCCCGGCATGCTCCTCACGAGCCTCGGATGCGGCCTGAGCCTGCCCGCTCTCACCGTCGCGGCCCTCACGGGCACCACCGGCGAGAACGCCGGCCTCGGCTCGGCGGTCCTGACCTCCGTCCAGCAGGTCGGGGGCGCCGTGGGGGTGGCGGTCTTCGTCGGCCTGGCCACCCGGCGCCGCGACGACCTGACCGCGGGCCACGACCCCCTGCACGCGGCAACGGAGGGCTTCTCCACCGCACTCACCACGGCCGCCGCCCTCCTCACCCTCGGCGCAATCCTCATAGCCGCACTGCTCCGCGCCCCGGCCGTCAAGGCATGA
- a CDS encoding ATP-binding cassette domain-containing protein produces MTNDPSGLAIETSGLVKVFGETRAVDGVDLAVPRGTVYGVLGPNGAGKTTTVKMLATLLRPDGGEARIFGKDVVRDANAVRSRVSLTGQYASVDEDLTGTENLVLLGRLLGHRPAAARVRAAQLLEAFGLSEAAAKQVKNYSGGMRRRIDIAASILNTPDLLFLDEPTTGLDPRSRNQVWDIVRAVVAQGTTVLLTTQYLDEADQLASRIAVIDHGKVIAEGTKGELKASVGAGSVHLRLRDAAQRAEAVALLETALAGAQVQLEPDPVALTARVGNGDGSAAAAQAAAALAELARADITVDNFSLGQPSLDEVFLALTDRPAGAETQEAAA; encoded by the coding sequence ATGACTAACGACCCGTCCGGCCTGGCGATCGAGACGTCGGGGCTTGTGAAGGTGTTCGGCGAGACCCGCGCGGTGGACGGCGTCGACCTCGCCGTCCCCCGCGGCACCGTCTACGGCGTTCTCGGCCCCAACGGCGCCGGGAAGACCACCACCGTGAAGATGCTCGCCACCCTGCTGCGCCCCGACGGCGGCGAGGCCCGGATCTTCGGCAAGGACGTCGTCCGCGACGCGAACGCCGTACGCTCCCGGGTGAGCCTCACCGGCCAGTACGCCTCCGTGGACGAGGACCTGACCGGCACCGAGAACCTGGTGCTGCTCGGCCGCCTCCTCGGGCACAGGCCCGCGGCCGCGCGCGTGCGCGCCGCGCAGTTGCTGGAGGCGTTCGGCCTCAGTGAGGCCGCGGCCAAGCAGGTGAAGAACTACTCGGGCGGCATGCGGCGGCGCATCGACATCGCCGCGTCCATCCTCAACACCCCCGACCTGCTCTTCCTCGACGAGCCGACCACCGGCCTCGACCCGCGCAGCCGCAACCAGGTCTGGGACATCGTCCGCGCGGTCGTCGCCCAGGGCACCACCGTCCTGCTCACCACCCAGTACCTGGACGAGGCGGACCAGCTCGCCTCCCGGATCGCCGTCATCGACCACGGCAAGGTCATCGCCGAGGGCACCAAGGGCGAGCTGAAGGCGTCCGTCGGCGCCGGCTCGGTCCACCTCCGGCTGCGCGACGCCGCGCAGCGCGCGGAGGCGGTCGCCCTGCTGGAGACGGCGCTCGCCGGCGCCCAGGTGCAGCTGGAGCCCGACCCCGTCGCGCTCACGGCCCGCGTCGGCAACGGCGACGGCAGCGCCGCCGCCGCCCAGGCCGCCGCCGCGCTGGCGGAGCTCGCCCGCGCGGACATCACCGTCGACAACTTCTCGCTGGGCCAGCCCAGCCTGGACGAGGTCTTCCTCGCCCTCACCGACCGCCCGGCCGGTGCCGAGACCCAGGAGGCAGCAGCATGA
- a CDS encoding helix-turn-helix domain-containing protein has product MTDAVFGAVPAGVGAIVVGTFPLASGQWFVPHSHPQHQVAWARRGVLGVAVGDSYWVLPRTRALWLPAGVVHRTGATRDAVLCSLYFAPDRCDLDWTEPTPVGVDGLLAHLFVHLSDESLPDDARLRAEAVVLGLLRPLPATPIDVPSPTDDRVRAVADALLADPADPRGLEAHARSAGVSRRTLTRLFVHDTGMTFDRWRTHLRMRAALPLLAEGQPVSRVAHTVGYATPSAFLAAFRRTVGTSPGRYLGGDAPHAPGE; this is encoded by the coding sequence ATGACCGATGCCGTCTTCGGAGCCGTCCCGGCCGGGGTGGGCGCCATCGTCGTCGGGACCTTCCCGCTGGCGTCCGGGCAGTGGTTCGTCCCGCACAGCCACCCGCAGCACCAGGTGGCCTGGGCGCGGCGCGGAGTGCTGGGCGTCGCCGTCGGCGACTCGTACTGGGTCCTGCCTCGCACCCGGGCGCTGTGGCTGCCCGCGGGGGTCGTCCACAGGACGGGGGCGACCCGCGACGCGGTGCTGTGCAGCCTCTACTTCGCACCGGACCGATGCGACCTGGACTGGACGGAGCCCACGCCGGTCGGCGTCGACGGCCTGCTGGCCCACCTGTTCGTCCACCTGAGCGACGAGAGCCTGCCCGACGACGCGCGGCTACGGGCTGAGGCGGTCGTCCTGGGTCTCCTGCGCCCGCTGCCGGCCACCCCCATCGACGTACCGAGCCCCACCGACGACCGCGTGCGCGCGGTGGCCGACGCGCTGCTCGCCGACCCCGCGGACCCCCGGGGGCTGGAGGCTCACGCGCGGAGCGCCGGCGTGAGCCGGCGCACCCTGACCCGGTTGTTCGTCCACGACACCGGCATGACCTTCGACCGCTGGCGCACCCATCTGCGGATGCGCGCCGCCCTGCCCCTCCTCGCCGAGGGGCAGCCCGTCTCCCGGGTCGCGCACACCGTGGGATACGCGACGCCGAGCGCGTTCCTCGCGGCGTTCCGGCGAACGGTCGGCACGTCCCCGGGCCGCTACCTGGGCGGCGACGCGCCGCACGCCCCCGGCGAATGA
- a CDS encoding ATP-binding protein: protein MSTQSRMFARSARSVGKAREFVAAVLDAGDRADDIRLCVSELATNALRHTPAGRLFLVRVVVQEHLVHVEVHDAGDGEPHVCAPAETDDDGRGLLLVAALADDWGTSDRNGPGKAVWATFNLPGAPPATAVP from the coding sequence ATGTCCACGCAGTCGCGCATGTTCGCCCGGAGTGCCCGTTCGGTGGGCAAGGCGCGCGAGTTCGTCGCCGCCGTCCTGGACGCGGGGGACCGGGCGGACGACATCCGCCTGTGTGTCTCCGAACTGGCCACCAACGCGCTGCGCCACACCCCCGCCGGCCGCCTCTTCCTCGTACGCGTCGTCGTGCAGGAACACCTCGTTCACGTCGAGGTGCACGACGCCGGGGACGGCGAGCCCCACGTATGCGCGCCCGCGGAAACCGACGACGACGGCCGCGGACTGCTCCTGGTCGCCGCCCTCGCCGACGACTGGGGCACCTCCGACCGCAACGGCCCCGGCAAGGCCGTCTGGGCGACCTTCAATCTCCCCGGTGCGCCCCCGGCGACGGCCGTCCCCTGA